A region of the Mesoterricola sediminis genome:
CACGTTGTGCACAATAGTTCAAATCACACATTTCTTCGATTCGTCCGAGGCACTCAGACGTTCGTGCAAGAATGCGGCGCTGCTCGTCGATGGGTGGAACCGGGATAAGAGCCGCCTCAAGGAATTCGGCTGGAACCCGCTGTTGGCCGGCCGAACCCTTGAAGTGCCTCCGCGCCTCCTCTAGGAATGATGGTTGGCGAATAAAGTGCCAGAGCCATTCTGGCAGTACCTTGTCCCCTGCACGCAGGACGTGGAACTCGGTAGACCCAAAGCCAATGCCGTTACGAAGGTTGCGGGCCACCGCCGATTTCCCGTTCTGCATACAGGGCGTAATTTTTGCAAAAATCACGTCCCCTTCGCAGAAGTGCGTGAACCCCTTACGCACATCACAATATGCGCGCATCTCAGGTCGAGATATGATTCCGGACGCTTCGTCCACCGCAGACATGGGGACGAACGTCACCTCTGTCTTGGCTTCGAGGTTTTTGAATCGCTTCCCTCGGCCAGGATTAACGTCTGCAATGTCTCGGATTGGCGCTACACGCCACCCTGGCTTCATACCGTCTCCTCCAGGAGCGCCTCAAGTTCCTCGAGAAGATCAAAGACCCGTTCCTCTCGGGCTCGGATGGACTGTACCAGTTCGAGTGCAGGTCGATGTTCGTCATCACTTTCACGGTGCGGGTTACGAGCAGAAAGGTCGTAGCCGCGTTTGACGATTTCGCTGGCCGAAACAACCCAAGAATTATCTGCCTTCGGCCTTGCATTGAATTGCTTCACGAACTCGGGCAATTGGTCCCCTTCGATCGGGCGACGCGTTTGCTTCAATTCAAAGCCATCGTTCTTAACCTCGTAGAACCACACATCATTGGTTCCCCTGCCGTCTTCCCGGCGGTTAAAGAAAATTACATTTGTCTTAACCCCGGTGTATGGCAAGAAGCAGCCAGCTGGCAAGGATAGGATAGTGTGAACATCGAATTCCGTTAGCAGACGTTCACGTACTTTCGCGTCAGGCCCGCCACGGAAAAGCACACCCTCGGGAACAATCACCGCTGCTCGGCCACCCTTTTTAAGATTCGCCATAATGTGTTGTAGGAACAGGATCTCGGTGGCGCCAGAGTGGATCGTGAAATTTGTCTGCAGTTCGCGGGCCAGCTTTCCGCCATAGGGCGGATTGGAGAGGATGACGTCGTACTTGTTCTTTTCGGGAACATTGGCTGAGTGCAATTCCAACGTATTCGCCTGCTCGAGGTTTGCACCCTCGATACGGTGCAAAATCATGTTCATGATGCCAAGCAGGTAGGTAAGCGGCTTTAGCTCGACCCCAAAGAAGGTTTTCCGATTCAATGTATCGTTGTCTTTGCGGCTCAAGGTACCGGAGTTCGCCCGAATGAACTTGGCGGACTCTGAGAGAAAGCCGGCTGTTCCAAAGCATGGGTCGTAAATCCTGTCTCCAACTTTTGGCTCTACCACAGCTACCATTGCCCTGATGATGTGTCGCTGGGTATAGAACTCACCCGCATATCCGGCAGAGTCGCTGGCAACTCGCTTGAGAAGATCCTCGTATAGCTCCGATAGAACGATTACGTCGGTCTCATCCGAGAAGTGCAGCCGGTTCACCTGCTGAACAACCCGAGCGAAGCTGGCACCACGGCGAGAGTGATTGCGTACAGTCGAGAAGATGCGCCGGAATCGCTCTGCAATTGGGTCTTCGGTAAACTGCTTGGTTCCGGCCGTCGTGCCGAAGCTCTGGAGGTAGTGCCAGAGCTTCCCATCGACGAATTCGAGCATGGCGTCGGGCTTGTTGGTCCAGCTTGACCAGACAGACCATCGGAAGTCGCCATCGATACGGCGTGTGTATGCGTTGTCCTCGAAGGTCGCTTCTTTTTCATGGCGAGTTTCGGCTTCGTCAAATGCTTTGAGGAAAAATAGCCATGCAAGCTGTTCCACGTAGTCACGGGGCGTGACGCCATCGCTGTTGAGTTGGTCGCATGCGTTTTTGACAGCTTGCTGTACTTCCTGCCGTCGGTGCTCCGCCTGGCCATTGCCGTTGTTCAGGGTTGCCATGAGTAATTCCTTTTAAGATGCCATTGGAATGTATAAGTGCTGCTTCACTGCCTCAAGGTCATCCTTGAGTGCCACCGGACCACCGTAACGTTGAAGGAGGCTGCTGAAACTCCCGAACTGGTTCGTGAACTGTGGGGCGCTGTAGGTGGATCCCTGCTCCAGGTCGTCGATGCCGTAGAGCGCGTAGTGGTCGAGGCTCGTTTGCCAGAACGGTGCCTTGAAGCGCTTGTCAGCCGAAAGCGCCTGTTCCTTGAGCTGTGTGAGTAGCCATGCGTCGTCCTGGTCCCAGAAGCGCGTCACGCGGTCGTGGCGACTCGGCACGCGGACCAAGTCAAATCCCACCTTGGCTAGGATGTCGACATCGTCGGTAGCTTCGAGCCCGAAGAAATGCCTGAAAGCCGCCACATGGATATCGCGATCCTTGAGCTCCGCGCGCAAGTCGCGGCGTGTGGTCTTGTTAATCCAGATCTTGAGGAGATCAGAGATGCTCGCCGGCGCGATGCCGCGGATGACCTCCTTGGACTGTTCGCGATATTCATCGAAGGGGATCTTCCTGCCGTCGGCAAGGCAGACATAGCGCTCCTCCCGTGCGATGAAGATATTAATGCCGTCGCCAATTGGCTTCTCGACAGGTCCGCCGGGCTTATTCTTCGATTT
Encoded here:
- a CDS encoding class I SAM-dependent DNA methyltransferase; this encodes MATLNNGNGQAEHRRQEVQQAVKNACDQLNSDGVTPRDYVEQLAWLFFLKAFDEAETRHEKEATFEDNAYTRRIDGDFRWSVWSSWTNKPDAMLEFVDGKLWHYLQSFGTTAGTKQFTEDPIAERFRRIFSTVRNHSRRGASFARVVQQVNRLHFSDETDVIVLSELYEDLLKRVASDSAGYAGEFYTQRHIIRAMVAVVEPKVGDRIYDPCFGTAGFLSESAKFIRANSGTLSRKDNDTLNRKTFFGVELKPLTYLLGIMNMILHRIEGANLEQANTLELHSANVPEKNKYDVILSNPPYGGKLARELQTNFTIHSGATEILFLQHIMANLKKGGRAAVIVPEGVLFRGGPDAKVRERLLTEFDVHTILSLPAGCFLPYTGVKTNVIFFNRREDGRGTNDVWFYEVKNDGFELKQTRRPIEGDQLPEFVKQFNARPKADNSWVVSASEIVKRGYDLSARNPHRESDDEHRPALELVQSIRAREERVFDLLEELEALLEETV